Proteins encoded within one genomic window of Brenneria nigrifluens DSM 30175 = ATCC 13028:
- a CDS encoding MurR/RpiR family transcriptional regulator, whose product MNFSALVSERFSSLTPAQQLIARYIERNKERVAFMTARQLAGAINVSDAAVVRFSRALGYRGYAHLREDLGEALIENSGLSGVFQRAPMSSGEAELKEQVFANGGLLISQTAALNPPETVARIADKLASARRIWVTAHGTTHAMAVYLAMQLNVLKNAEVFNVGAGDVADRIRNVSDEDVFIGIGYERYLPYTVELMHLARLRGAYVVALTDRASSPLAVESDEAMYVARGTSQVAWWSQIGTLIMADWLMSQMVVRNTEDVREKLQESDKAWELLGHWKNDNTRETLINKALNKK is encoded by the coding sequence ATGAATTTCTCAGCATTGGTTAGCGAACGTTTTTCAAGTCTTACTCCGGCACAACAGCTTATTGCTCGTTATATCGAAAGAAACAAGGAACGAGTAGCCTTTATGACGGCCAGACAGTTGGCGGGCGCCATTAATGTCAGTGACGCCGCGGTGGTAAGATTTTCCCGGGCGTTGGGGTATCGCGGTTATGCGCACCTGCGTGAAGATCTGGGCGAGGCGCTGATTGAAAATAGCGGCTTGAGTGGTGTATTTCAGCGGGCTCCGATGTCATCCGGCGAGGCTGAGTTAAAAGAGCAGGTGTTTGCGAATGGCGGTTTGTTAATCAGCCAAACTGCGGCGCTAAATCCGCCAGAAACCGTCGCTCGTATTGCCGACAAGTTGGCTTCTGCCAGGCGGATCTGGGTTACGGCGCACGGTACGACGCATGCAATGGCGGTCTATTTGGCAATGCAGCTTAACGTGCTGAAAAATGCGGAAGTATTTAATGTTGGGGCGGGGGATGTAGCCGATCGGATCAGGAATGTTAGCGATGAGGATGTTTTTATCGGCATCGGTTATGAACGTTACCTTCCTTATACCGTTGAACTGATGCATCTGGCCCGTCTCCGTGGCGCCTATGTTGTTGCGTTGACCGACCGGGCCTCATCACCTCTGGCAGTTGAATCTGATGAAGCGATGTATGTTGCACGTGGTACATCGCAGGTCGCTTGGTGGTCACAGATTGGTACGCTGATTATGGCTGACTGGTTAATGTCGCAAATGGTGGTGCGGAATACGGAAGACGTAAGAGAAAAACTACAGGAATCAGATAAAGCTTGGGAATTACTTGGTCATTGGAAAAATGACAACACCAGGGAAACACTTATAAATAAAGCATTAAATAAAAAATAG
- a CDS encoding adenosylcobalamin/alpha-ribazole phosphatase: MRLFLVRHGQTEANLSGVFCGATDIALTESGVEQARRVSAWLDEVVFSSAVSSALLRAKHTAAIVLAAREIAAAADAALNEMHFGDWEMRHHRDLQHEDTDGWAAWVADWQQARPTGGESFPAFAKRVEHVAQTLLTQKTGDNQLIVAHQGVLSLLLATWLNMPPAAMWHFPFEQGAYSVLEVQDGFVTLRAFNHRCRWQAE, from the coding sequence ATGCGGCTATTTCTGGTCAGACACGGTCAGACCGAGGCGAACCTCAGCGGGGTATTTTGCGGCGCAACGGATATCGCGCTGACGGAGAGCGGCGTGGAGCAGGCGCGGCGGGTATCCGCCTGGCTGGACGAAGTTGTTTTTTCATCCGCGGTCAGCAGCGCGTTGCTGCGGGCGAAGCATACCGCCGCCATTGTGCTGGCGGCGCGGGAGATCGCGGCCGCGGCTGATGCCGCGTTGAACGAGATGCATTTCGGCGACTGGGAAATGCGTCATCATCGCGACTTGCAGCATGAGGATACGGACGGCTGGGCGGCCTGGGTGGCGGACTGGCAGCAGGCGCGCCCCACCGGCGGCGAGTCTTTCCCGGCGTTTGCAAAACGGGTGGAACATGTGGCGCAGACATTGCTGACGCAGAAAACCGGGGATAACCAACTGATCGTCGCGCATCAGGGGGTACTCAGCCTGCTGCTGGCAACGTGGCTGAATATGCCTCCCGCCGCGATGTGGCATTTTCCCTTTGAACAAGGCGCCTACAGCGTGTTGGAAGTGCAGGATGGCTTTGTCACGCTGCGGGCATTTAATCATCGTTGCCGATGGCAGGCTGAATAA
- the cobT gene encoding nicotinate-nucleotide--dimethylbenzimidazole phosphoribosyltransferase: MQLSPRHPLSQLVKAITPLDGDAINRAAVRIDGLLKPLGSLGRLEQLAIQLAGMRGLSGHQVARKQIMVMAADHGVYHEGVAISPRAVTAIQAANMVKGITGVCVLAANAGAEVKVVDVGIDGDPIPGVVNMKVQRGSGNIRRGAAMTRAQAEALLLDCARLTMRQAAEGVRVFGVGELGMANTTPAAAIISVLTDSDPQRVVGIGANFPDHRLHHKVAVVRDAITFNQPNAHDGIDVLAKIGGFDLVGMAGVMLGAAASGLPVVLDGFLSYASALAACRIAPRARDYLIPSHLSAEKGALIALRHLQLEPYLQLGMRLGEGSGAAIAMHLIDAACAMHNNMGQLADSHIVLPT; this comes from the coding sequence ATGCAACTCTCCCCGCGACACCCTCTTTCACAGCTGGTTAAGGCAATTACGCCGCTGGACGGCGACGCCATAAACCGCGCGGCGGTCAGGATTGACGGCCTATTGAAGCCTTTGGGCAGCCTCGGCCGGCTGGAGCAACTGGCTATCCAGCTCGCCGGTATGCGCGGGTTGTCCGGGCATCAGGTCGCCCGCAAACAGATTATGGTGATGGCCGCCGATCACGGCGTTTATCACGAAGGGGTGGCGATTTCGCCGCGCGCGGTGACGGCGATTCAGGCGGCCAATATGGTCAAGGGCATTACCGGCGTGTGCGTGCTGGCGGCGAACGCCGGAGCGGAAGTCAAGGTGGTGGATGTCGGCATTGACGGCGATCCCATCCCCGGCGTGGTGAATATGAAGGTACAGCGCGGCAGCGGCAATATTCGCCGCGGCGCGGCGATGACGCGAGCGCAGGCGGAAGCTTTGCTGCTCGACTGCGCCCGGCTGACCATGCGGCAGGCGGCCGAGGGCGTACGGGTGTTTGGCGTCGGCGAGCTGGGGATGGCGAACACCACGCCGGCGGCGGCGATAATCAGCGTATTGACCGATAGCGATCCGCAACGGGTGGTCGGCATCGGCGCCAATTTCCCCGACCACCGGCTGCATCATAAAGTGGCCGTGGTGCGTGACGCCATTACCTTTAACCAGCCCAATGCCCATGACGGCATTGACGTGCTGGCAAAAATCGGCGGTTTCGATCTGGTGGGCATGGCGGGCGTCATGCTGGGCGCGGCGGCGTCCGGGCTGCCGGTGGTGCTGGACGGCTTCCTTTCCTATGCCTCGGCGCTGGCCGCCTGCCGTATCGCCCCGCGGGCGCGTGACTATCTGATCCCTTCCCATCTCTCCGCGGAAAAAGGCGCGCTAATCGCGCTGCGCCATCTGCAACTGGAACCCTATCTGCAATTGGGCATGCGGCTCGGCGAAGGCAGCGGCGCGGCGATCGCCATGCATCTGATCGATGCGGCCTGCGCGATGCATAACAATATGGGACAGCTGGCGGACAGTCATATTGTGCTGCCGACATAG
- a CDS encoding IS110 family transposase, with translation MTESSDYESVQVFIGVDVGKDTHHAVAVARSEGVLVGYLPGLAMRRIADLHAGEAKTDARDAAIIADAARTLPHALRSLKLADEQIAELSMLCGFDDDLAAQTTQASNRIRGLLTQIHPALERILGPRLDHPAILDLIQRYPSPEKLASLSERKLATQLCKLAPRLGKRLAAEITQALTEQTVIVPGTNAAIVVLPRLARQLITLRQQRDEVALEVEQRVLAHPLYPVLTSMPGVGVRTAARLLRREVACRAFASAAHLAAYAGLAPVTRRSGSSIRGEHPSRRGNKTLKRALFLSAFAALRDPISRAYYTRKMSQGKRHNQALIALARRRCDVLFAMMRDGTFYTPQAS, from the coding sequence ATGACCGAATCCAGCGATTACGAATCAGTCCAAGTCTTTATTGGCGTTGATGTCGGTAAAGACACACATCACGCCGTTGCCGTCGCTCGTTCTGAAGGCGTCCTTGTCGGATACCTTCCCGGTCTGGCAATGCGCCGCATCGCCGATTTACACGCCGGTGAAGCCAAAACCGATGCTCGGGATGCGGCCATCATTGCCGACGCAGCACGTACCTTGCCTCATGCGCTTCGTTCACTGAAGCTCGCTGATGAGCAGATCGCCGAACTCTCCATGCTCTGCGGCTTTGACGATGACCTTGCAGCCCAGACAACTCAGGCCAGTAACCGTATCCGGGGCCTTCTGACCCAGATACATCCCGCACTGGAACGCATTCTCGGGCCACGACTCGATCATCCTGCGATACTCGACCTTATCCAGCGATATCCCTCACCAGAGAAACTTGCTTCGCTGAGTGAGAGGAAGCTGGCGACCCAGCTCTGCAAGTTGGCTCCCCGGCTGGGGAAACGCCTTGCCGCCGAGATAACTCAGGCGCTTACAGAGCAGACCGTCATCGTTCCCGGCACTAACGCCGCTATCGTTGTTCTGCCGCGCCTTGCCCGTCAGCTCATCACTCTGCGCCAGCAAAGAGACGAGGTTGCGCTTGAGGTGGAACAACGGGTCCTCGCACACCCTCTTTACCCGGTCCTGACCAGCATGCCTGGAGTCGGTGTCAGGACCGCAGCCAGACTCCTTAGAAGAGAAGTCGCTTGTCGCGCCTTCGCCTCTGCTGCTCATCTCGCGGCTTATGCCGGGCTTGCGCCGGTAACCCGGCGTTCAGGCTCATCCATACGCGGTGAACATCCATCCCGACGAGGTAATAAAACCCTCAAACGGGCTCTGTTCCTGTCAGCCTTCGCTGCGCTGAGAGATCCCATATCCCGGGCTTACTACACGCGCAAAATGAGCCAGGGGAAACGACACAATCAGGCACTTATCGCCCTGGCAAGACGACGCTGTGACGTCCTGTTCGCCATGATGCGTGACGGGACTTTTTATACCCCGCAGGCGTCATAA
- the cobS gene encoding adenosylcobinamide-GDP ribazoletransferase — protein MSLRLFLATLQFMTRIPVPERWTQGLDMRQYVRGIVGFPVIGLIVGGLAGAVFMALAPWIGVPLAALGYVLALALITGGFHLDGLADTCDGVFSARTREKMLEIMRDSRLGTNGGLALIFIVVAKVLVVSELALRGASMLALLTAASVAGRSAIVLLMYRQRYAREGQGLGNLYIGRVSGGQALATLLGGALLVGLLGHIQALAAFGATLVLVWLLGFYLRRRLGGQTGDTLGAAAELGELAFLLALL, from the coding sequence ATGAGTCTGCGTCTATTTCTTGCCACGCTGCAATTTATGACCCGGATTCCGGTGCCTGAACGCTGGACCCAGGGGCTGGATATGCGGCAATACGTGCGGGGCATCGTCGGTTTTCCCGTTATCGGCCTTATCGTCGGCGGCCTCGCCGGCGCGGTATTTATGGCGCTGGCGCCGTGGATCGGGGTGCCGCTGGCCGCGCTGGGCTATGTGCTGGCGCTGGCGCTGATTACCGGCGGCTTCCATCTCGACGGTCTGGCGGATACCTGCGACGGGGTGTTCTCCGCCCGCACGCGCGAAAAAATGCTGGAAATTATGCGCGACAGTCGGCTCGGCACCAACGGTGGGCTGGCGCTGATTTTTATCGTGGTGGCCAAAGTACTGGTGGTCAGCGAACTGGCGCTGCGCGGCGCCTCGATGCTGGCGCTGCTGACGGCGGCCTCGGTGGCCGGACGCAGCGCCATTGTGCTGCTGATGTACCGTCAGCGCTACGCCCGGGAAGGGCAGGGGCTGGGGAATCTGTATATCGGCCGGGTGAGCGGCGGCCAAGCGCTGGCGACGCTGCTGGGCGGCGCATTGCTGGTGGGGCTGTTGGGCCATATTCAGGCGCTGGCGGCGTTCGGCGCCACCCTGGTTCTTGTCTGGCTGTTAGGCTTCTACCTGCGCCGGCGTCTGGGCGGGCAAACCGGCGACACGCTGGGCGCGGCGGCGGAGCTTGGCGAGCTGGCGTTTTTACTGGCCCTGCTTTGA
- the cobU gene encoding bifunctional adenosylcobinamide kinase/adenosylcobinamide-phosphate guanylyltransferase: protein MILITGGARSGKSALAEKLAARRRDKVLYIATSLVTDNEMAERVRLHRASRPAHWRTWEGYRDLDRVIAQQAAPDEAVILECVTTMITNLLFELAGDTPPERMDFPAIEAAIQQQIEALIAACTHSAAPIYLVTNELGMGIVPENRLARHFRDIAGRVNQRLAAAAEEVYLVVSGIEVKIK from the coding sequence GTGATCTTGATTACCGGCGGCGCCCGCAGCGGCAAAAGCGCCCTGGCGGAAAAGCTGGCGGCGCGGCGGCGCGACAAGGTACTGTATATCGCCACCTCGCTGGTGACCGATAACGAAATGGCCGAGCGCGTGCGGCTACACCGGGCCAGTCGTCCGGCCCACTGGCGCACCTGGGAAGGCTATCGCGATCTCGACCGGGTGATAGCGCAGCAGGCCGCTCCCGACGAAGCGGTGATCCTGGAGTGCGTCACCACCATGATAACCAACCTATTGTTTGAGCTGGCGGGCGACACGCCGCCCGAACGGATGGATTTCCCGGCGATTGAGGCGGCGATCCAGCAGCAGATAGAGGCGTTGATTGCGGCCTGTACGCACAGCGCCGCGCCGATCTACCTGGTCACCAACGAGCTGGGCATGGGCATTGTGCCGGAAAACCGGCTGGCGCGGCATTTCCGCGATATCGCCGGGCGGGTTAATCAGCGCCTGGCCGCCGCCGCCGAAGAGGTCTATCTGGTGGTGTCGGGGATTGAGGTAAAAATCAAATGA